In Amia ocellicauda isolate fAmiCal2 chromosome 7, fAmiCal2.hap1, whole genome shotgun sequence, one genomic interval encodes:
- the pak2b gene encoding serine/threonine-protein kinase PAK 2b isoform X2, with the protein MSDNGELEDKPPAPPVRMSSTIFSTGGKDTMSANHSSKPLPSVPEEKKPRNKIISILTGAEKSRRKTDKDKERPEISPPSDFEHTIHVGFDAVTGEFTGMPEQWARLLQTSNITKSEQKKNPQAVLDVLKFYDSTGNTRQKYLSFSSSDKDSFPSGTQTPAKKSTEPSPATMLKDADDDEEDEEAPPPIVAPRPEHTKSVYTRSVIDPIPPPPVNPDGDAASKAADRQKKKAKMTDEEIMEKLRTIVSIGDPKKKYTRYEKIGQGASGTVFTAIDVATGQEVAIKQINLQKQPKKELIINEILVMKELKNPNIVNFLDSFLVGDELFVVMEYLAGGSLTDVVTETCMDEAQIAAVCRECLQALEFLHANQVIHRDIKSDNVLLGMDGSVKLTDFGFCAQITPEQSKRSTMVGTPYWMAPEVVTRKAYGPKVDIWSLGIMAIEMVEGEPPYLNENPLRALYLIATNGTPELQNPEKLSPIFRDFLNRCLEMDVEKRGGGKELLQHPFLKLAKPLSSLTPLILAAKEAMKSNR; encoded by the exons aTGTCTGATAACGGAGAGCTGGAGGACAAACCACCCGCACCCCCTGTCAGAATGAGCAGCACAATCTTCAGCACTGGTGGCAAGGACACAATGTCTGCCAACCACAGCTCCAAGCCCCTGCCCTCCGTGCCCGAGGAGAAGAAACCCCGCAACAAGATCATCTCCATCTTAACTGGGGCAGAGAAAA GTCGCAGGAAGACAGACAAGGACAAGGAGCGCCCTGAGATCTCTCCCCCCTCAGACTTTGAACACACTATCCATGTGGGCTTTGATGCAGTGACGGGAGAGTTCACT ggCATGCCAGAGCAATGGGCTCGGCTGCTGCAGACCTCCAACATCACCAAGTCTGAGCAGAAGAAGAACCCGCAGGCTGTCCTGGATGTACTCAAGTTCTACGACTCCACCGGCAACACCAGGCAGAAGTACCTCAGCTTCTCATCGTCGG ACAAAGATAGCTTTCCATCGGGAACACAGACA CCTGCCAAGAAGAGTACAGAGCCCTCCCCTGCCACCATGCTCAAGGatgctgatgatgatgaggagGATGAAGAGGCCCCTCCCCCCATTGTGGCTCCACGTCCTGAACACACCAAGTCT GTGTACACACGCTCCGTCATCGACCCCATCCCCCCGCCACCGGTCAATCCTGATGGGGATGCCGCCTCCAAGGCTGCTGACAGACAGAAGAAGAAAGCCAAGATGACTGATGAGGAGATCATGGAGAAACTGA GAACCATAGTCAGTATTGGAGACCCTAAGAAGAAGTACACTCGATATGAGAAGATTGGACAGGG GGCCTCTGGTACAGTATTTACAGCCATCGACGTTGCCACAGGACAAGAG gtgGCTATTAAGCAGATCAACCTACAGAAACAACCCAAGAAGGAGCTAATTATCAATGAGATCCTGGTAATGAAAGAGCTGAAGAACCCCAACATTGTCAACTTCTTAGACAG TTTCCTGGTAGGAGATGAGCTCTTTGTGGTGATGGAGTACCTGGCTGGAGGCTCTCTGACAGATGTGGTGACTGAGACCTGCATGGACGAGGCACAGATAGCTGCTGTGTGCAGAGAG TGTTTACAAGCACTGGAGTTCCTTCATGCCAACCAGGTCATTCACAGAGACATCAAGAGCGACAACGTACTGCTGGGAATGGACGGCTCTGTCAAACTCA CTGATTTTGGGTTCTGTGCCCAAATCACCCCAGAGCAAAGCAAACGCAGCACTATGGTGGGCACCCCTTACTGGATGGCCCCCGAAGTGGTCACGCGGAAAGCCTATGGCCCCAAAGTGGATATCTGGTCCCTGGGCATCATGGCTATCGAAATGGTAGAGGGTGAGCCCCCCTACCTCAATGAGAACCCATTGAGG GCACTGTACCTGATTGCCACTAATGGCACCCCAGAGTTACAAAACCCAGAGAAGCTCTCGCCCATATTCAGAGACTTCCTGAACCGTTGTCTTGAGATGGACGTGGAAAAGAGGGGCGGTGGAAAAGAGCTGCTGCAG CACCCCTTCCTGAAGCTGGCCAAGCCTCTCTCAAGCCTGACGCCCCTCATCCTAGCAGCCAAGGAGGCCATGAAGAGCAATCGCTAG
- the pak2b gene encoding serine/threonine-protein kinase PAK 2b isoform X1, whose product MNMRLVSVPLSLHPLCVPVMSDNGELEDKPPAPPVRMSSTIFSTGGKDTMSANHSSKPLPSVPEEKKPRNKIISILTGAEKSRRKTDKDKERPEISPPSDFEHTIHVGFDAVTGEFTGMPEQWARLLQTSNITKSEQKKNPQAVLDVLKFYDSTGNTRQKYLSFSSSDKDSFPSGTQTPAKKSTEPSPATMLKDADDDEEDEEAPPPIVAPRPEHTKSVYTRSVIDPIPPPPVNPDGDAASKAADRQKKKAKMTDEEIMEKLRTIVSIGDPKKKYTRYEKIGQGASGTVFTAIDVATGQEVAIKQINLQKQPKKELIINEILVMKELKNPNIVNFLDSFLVGDELFVVMEYLAGGSLTDVVTETCMDEAQIAAVCRECLQALEFLHANQVIHRDIKSDNVLLGMDGSVKLTDFGFCAQITPEQSKRSTMVGTPYWMAPEVVTRKAYGPKVDIWSLGIMAIEMVEGEPPYLNENPLRALYLIATNGTPELQNPEKLSPIFRDFLNRCLEMDVEKRGGGKELLQHPFLKLAKPLSSLTPLILAAKEAMKSNR is encoded by the exons GTTGGTCTCtgtgcccctctctctccatcctctgtgtgtccctgtcaTGTCTGATAACGGAGAGCTGGAGGACAAACCACCCGCACCCCCTGTCAGAATGAGCAGCACAATCTTCAGCACTGGTGGCAAGGACACAATGTCTGCCAACCACAGCTCCAAGCCCCTGCCCTCCGTGCCCGAGGAGAAGAAACCCCGCAACAAGATCATCTCCATCTTAACTGGGGCAGAGAAAA GTCGCAGGAAGACAGACAAGGACAAGGAGCGCCCTGAGATCTCTCCCCCCTCAGACTTTGAACACACTATCCATGTGGGCTTTGATGCAGTGACGGGAGAGTTCACT ggCATGCCAGAGCAATGGGCTCGGCTGCTGCAGACCTCCAACATCACCAAGTCTGAGCAGAAGAAGAACCCGCAGGCTGTCCTGGATGTACTCAAGTTCTACGACTCCACCGGCAACACCAGGCAGAAGTACCTCAGCTTCTCATCGTCGG ACAAAGATAGCTTTCCATCGGGAACACAGACA CCTGCCAAGAAGAGTACAGAGCCCTCCCCTGCCACCATGCTCAAGGatgctgatgatgatgaggagGATGAAGAGGCCCCTCCCCCCATTGTGGCTCCACGTCCTGAACACACCAAGTCT GTGTACACACGCTCCGTCATCGACCCCATCCCCCCGCCACCGGTCAATCCTGATGGGGATGCCGCCTCCAAGGCTGCTGACAGACAGAAGAAGAAAGCCAAGATGACTGATGAGGAGATCATGGAGAAACTGA GAACCATAGTCAGTATTGGAGACCCTAAGAAGAAGTACACTCGATATGAGAAGATTGGACAGGG GGCCTCTGGTACAGTATTTACAGCCATCGACGTTGCCACAGGACAAGAG gtgGCTATTAAGCAGATCAACCTACAGAAACAACCCAAGAAGGAGCTAATTATCAATGAGATCCTGGTAATGAAAGAGCTGAAGAACCCCAACATTGTCAACTTCTTAGACAG TTTCCTGGTAGGAGATGAGCTCTTTGTGGTGATGGAGTACCTGGCTGGAGGCTCTCTGACAGATGTGGTGACTGAGACCTGCATGGACGAGGCACAGATAGCTGCTGTGTGCAGAGAG TGTTTACAAGCACTGGAGTTCCTTCATGCCAACCAGGTCATTCACAGAGACATCAAGAGCGACAACGTACTGCTGGGAATGGACGGCTCTGTCAAACTCA CTGATTTTGGGTTCTGTGCCCAAATCACCCCAGAGCAAAGCAAACGCAGCACTATGGTGGGCACCCCTTACTGGATGGCCCCCGAAGTGGTCACGCGGAAAGCCTATGGCCCCAAAGTGGATATCTGGTCCCTGGGCATCATGGCTATCGAAATGGTAGAGGGTGAGCCCCCCTACCTCAATGAGAACCCATTGAGG GCACTGTACCTGATTGCCACTAATGGCACCCCAGAGTTACAAAACCCAGAGAAGCTCTCGCCCATATTCAGAGACTTCCTGAACCGTTGTCTTGAGATGGACGTGGAAAAGAGGGGCGGTGGAAAAGAGCTGCTGCAG CACCCCTTCCTGAAGCTGGCCAAGCCTCTCTCAAGCCTGACGCCCCTCATCCTAGCAGCCAAGGAGGCCATGAAGAGCAATCGCTAG